The Amycolatopsis sp. 195334CR genome window below encodes:
- a CDS encoding replication initiator produces the protein MSTRAERMRLPLSADVMKATAEKHGVCVRPFTMEAGDLDTGELRYVAVPCGSTVESVCAPCAKKAKALRMAQCREGWHLTEEPDFTPDPPSKEQTELMELRADLVQEYRKTMAEGEEAEAEELREEIRSVDDELRQLGMRGRLPSPDLPENKPVKRSTKRRQDAPNLPRQKVAKTTLGREFAGKFRPSMFVTLTCDTYGRVREDGAPVDPASYDYRRAARDAVHFSALVDRWWQNLRRCVGWDVQYFATVEPQKRTAPHLHAALRGSIPHDVVRQVTAATYHQVWWPNHDQLVYDGDRLPVWDPRTRAFLDPETRTPLTPWDEAVEAVEEPAHVVTFGRQVHSKGILGGSEEAGRHIGYLTKYLTKATGEVVEATTASQRDHHDRLHAELAITPCSPRCAVWLLYGVQPQGAGSRTIPGHCKGRAHRRTTLGLPGRRVLVSRKWSGKSLADHKADRKAFVHQALAAAGISRPAEEPARLVWRKVQSGDPHVPPRAHLLMHAISERISWRAEYDRALLAAQGPPGDPETSATPQAA, from the coding sequence ATGAGCACCCGTGCCGAGCGGATGCGGCTGCCGCTGTCCGCCGACGTCATGAAGGCCACCGCCGAGAAGCACGGCGTGTGCGTCCGGCCGTTCACCATGGAAGCCGGAGACCTCGACACCGGGGAACTCCGGTACGTCGCCGTGCCCTGCGGGTCCACTGTGGAATCCGTCTGCGCGCCCTGCGCCAAGAAGGCCAAGGCGCTGCGGATGGCCCAGTGCCGCGAAGGCTGGCACCTCACCGAGGAACCCGACTTCACGCCGGACCCGCCGAGCAAGGAACAAACCGAACTCATGGAACTCCGCGCGGACCTCGTGCAGGAGTACCGCAAGACCATGGCCGAGGGAGAGGAGGCAGAAGCCGAGGAACTGCGCGAAGAGATCCGCTCCGTCGACGACGAACTTCGGCAACTCGGCATGCGCGGCCGTCTGCCGTCGCCGGACCTGCCGGAGAACAAGCCGGTGAAGCGGTCCACCAAGCGGCGACAGGACGCGCCCAACCTGCCCCGGCAGAAGGTCGCCAAGACCACGCTCGGGCGGGAGTTCGCGGGCAAGTTCCGGCCGTCCATGTTCGTCACGCTGACCTGTGACACCTACGGGCGCGTGCGGGAGGACGGGGCGCCGGTCGATCCGGCCAGTTACGACTACCGGCGGGCCGCTCGCGACGCGGTGCACTTCTCCGCGCTGGTGGACCGATGGTGGCAGAACCTCCGGCGCTGCGTCGGCTGGGACGTGCAGTACTTCGCGACGGTCGAGCCGCAGAAGCGGACCGCGCCACACTTACACGCCGCGCTCCGCGGTTCGATCCCGCACGACGTCGTCCGGCAGGTCACGGCGGCCACCTACCACCAGGTGTGGTGGCCCAACCATGACCAACTCGTCTACGACGGCGACCGGCTCCCAGTCTGGGACCCCCGGACGCGGGCCTTCCTCGACCCGGAGACCCGGACTCCGCTGACGCCGTGGGATGAAGCCGTGGAAGCGGTCGAGGAACCGGCCCACGTGGTGACCTTCGGCCGTCAAGTGCACTCCAAGGGCATCCTCGGCGGCTCGGAGGAAGCCGGACGGCACATCGGGTACCTGACCAAATACCTCACTAAGGCCACCGGCGAAGTGGTCGAAGCAACGACGGCAAGCCAGCGGGACCACCATGACCGGCTTCACGCTGAGCTGGCCATCACCCCGTGTTCGCCTCGGTGCGCGGTCTGGCTGCTCTACGGCGTCCAGCCGCAGGGCGCGGGCTCCCGCACGATCCCCGGGCACTGCAAGGGACGGGCTCACCGGCGGACCACGCTCGGCCTGCCCGGTCGTCGCGTGCTTGTCTCCCGGAAGTGGTCGGGCAAGTCGCTCGCCGACCACAAGGCGGACCGGAAAGCGTTCGTTCACCAGGCGTTGGCCGCAGCCGGCATAAGTCGGCCCGCCGAAGAACCGGCACGGCTGGTCTGGCGCAAGGTCCAGTCCGGAGACCCGCACGTTCCGCCCCGGGCTCACCTGCTCATGCATGCCATCTCGGAGCGCATCTCCTGGCGGGCCGAGTACGACCGGGCGCTACTCGCGGCGCAGGGACCACCAGGTGATCCAGAAACTTCGGCAACTCCGCAAGCGGCCTGA
- a CDS encoding helix-turn-helix domain-containing protein, which translates to MEAKYLNVADAAVYLGTSVRFVRRLVAERRIAFHKFGAHVRLAVEDLETFVEASRVEPIEVRWFGGRAA; encoded by the coding sequence ATGGAAGCGAAGTACCTGAACGTGGCGGATGCCGCTGTCTACCTCGGGACCTCGGTGCGCTTCGTCCGGCGGCTCGTGGCGGAACGGCGGATCGCCTTCCACAAGTTCGGCGCTCACGTGCGCCTGGCGGTCGAAGACCTGGAGACCTTCGTGGAGGCGTCCCGTGTGGAGCCGATCGAGGTCCGTTGGTTCGGCGGGAGGGCTGCGTGA
- a CDS encoding site-specific integrase, translated as MAKKGGRRRFGLVRQLPSKRWQASFIGPNNKRQYAPNTFRTKTDADRWLVGVEADISRGAWLDDKLGRQPFGEYADAYLRDNPDVGDRWEETCRRNMRLHIVELLELPLIAITPPVVRSWYAKALAGKGGKTSIAQSYRFLRAVMNAAKRDGAISNNPCQIPGAGSDKAKERGIATPAQVAEVVEAITPRYRAAVLLAAWCGLRRGEICALRTEDVDLVNGVVWVRKNRVELLERPLTYDKDPKTDAGLRDVAIPPHVLPYLVEHMREWAGKDRFFVGKDGRPMRGNAVYQAFVRARDRVGLAVSFHDLRHTGQTLAASTGATLADLKKRLGHASAAAALRYLHVVEGRDRELAGQLSELAARGSAVKLPKTIVVRH; from the coding sequence ATGGCGAAGAAGGGAGGTCGTCGCCGGTTCGGCCTGGTGCGGCAACTGCCGTCGAAGCGCTGGCAGGCGTCGTTCATCGGGCCGAACAACAAGCGGCAGTACGCGCCGAACACCTTCCGCACGAAGACGGATGCGGATCGGTGGCTGGTCGGCGTGGAAGCGGACATCAGCCGTGGTGCCTGGCTGGATGACAAGCTCGGGCGCCAGCCGTTCGGCGAGTACGCGGACGCGTATCTGCGTGACAACCCGGACGTGGGCGACCGGTGGGAGGAGACTTGCCGCCGCAACATGCGGCTGCACATCGTCGAGCTTCTGGAGCTGCCGCTGATCGCGATTACTCCACCCGTGGTGCGGAGTTGGTACGCCAAGGCGCTCGCCGGGAAGGGTGGCAAGACGTCCATCGCGCAGTCATACCGGTTCCTGCGGGCGGTGATGAACGCCGCGAAGCGGGACGGGGCCATTTCGAACAACCCATGCCAGATCCCGGGCGCCGGGTCGGACAAGGCGAAGGAACGGGGCATCGCCACCCCGGCGCAGGTGGCCGAGGTGGTGGAGGCCATCACGCCGAGGTACCGGGCGGCTGTCCTGCTGGCGGCCTGGTGCGGCCTCCGACGAGGGGAGATCTGCGCCCTCCGGACTGAGGACGTCGACCTGGTGAACGGCGTGGTCTGGGTCCGGAAGAACCGGGTCGAGCTGCTGGAGAGGCCACTCACGTACGACAAGGACCCGAAGACGGACGCGGGTCTGCGGGACGTGGCGATTCCGCCTCACGTGCTGCCCTACCTGGTCGAACACATGCGGGAGTGGGCTGGGAAGGATCGGTTCTTCGTGGGCAAGGACGGTCGACCGATGCGGGGCAACGCGGTCTACCAGGCGTTTGTCCGGGCTCGGGACCGCGTGGGCCTGGCGGTGAGCTTCCACGACCTGCGGCACACGGGGCAGACCCTCGCCGCTTCGACCGGGGCCACGCTGGCGGACCTCAAGAAGCGGCTGGGCCACGCGTCGGCGGCTGCTGCGCTGCGGTACCTGCACGTGGTCGAAGGGCGGGATCGTGAGCTGGCAGGCCAGTTGAGCGAGCTGGCGGCCCGAGGTAGCGCCGTGAAGCTCCCGAAGACGATCGTGGTTAGGCA